The Candidatus Koribacter versatilis Ellin345 genome has a segment encoding these proteins:
- a CDS encoding S53 family peptidase — MTDAIPPTRLDLADLNRAPRSEEQVIGRTAPDTQLSVTIVLRRATDAAMRAADLAALRDFSIRHKLDLEDSGDPDDFVTLCGRAADFEYAFHFELLDVEQDGDRYRRYTETPSLRPGIREVVVGIFGLRDRPARPRPRVDHGGTTAPFWTATDLERAYSFPEGTDGAGQTIALIELGGGYDPQDIADLLASLGRPLPQVTFRPVANALNQPCDADTIQQWLDVIEGRLQLSAVDPKVLEAAQATAEVTMDIEVAAALAPGAHLVVYMAPPTEQGLYKALDAAIHDTPPLVDVVSISWGEAELYVSDAYRKSLTQLLEDAAARGITVCASSGDNGAYDDPPNQTLCVNFPASSPLVLACGGTTIASYSSGIQKEVVWNCGVHGIHAATGGGVSEHFPLPTWQDAKLVPASANGYRGRGVPDVAAVADPHNGCEILVRGIRCSSFGTSAVVPFWAALIARCNQALGKRSGQIQPKLYELAKSESSPFRAILEGDNFFYRAAAGWNPCTGLGAPDGSRLLTALRS; from the coding sequence ATGACAGACGCCATTCCCCCAACTCGTCTCGATCTTGCCGATCTGAATCGCGCTCCTCGCTCCGAGGAACAAGTCATCGGCCGCACCGCTCCTGATACCCAACTCTCGGTGACTATCGTCTTGCGCCGTGCTACTGACGCGGCGATGCGCGCCGCCGATCTCGCCGCCCTGCGCGACTTCTCCATACGACATAAGCTCGATCTCGAAGACTCCGGAGACCCGGACGACTTCGTAACCCTGTGCGGACGCGCGGCCGATTTCGAATATGCGTTTCACTTTGAGTTGCTCGACGTGGAACAGGATGGCGACCGTTATCGCCGCTATACAGAAACGCCGTCTCTACGGCCGGGAATCCGCGAAGTGGTCGTCGGCATTTTCGGACTTCGCGACCGTCCCGCGCGTCCGCGTCCGCGGGTCGATCACGGCGGAACCACCGCGCCGTTCTGGACTGCAACCGACCTCGAGCGTGCGTACTCGTTTCCCGAAGGGACCGACGGTGCCGGCCAGACAATCGCACTCATCGAACTCGGTGGCGGCTACGACCCGCAAGACATAGCAGACTTGCTCGCGAGCCTGGGCCGCCCGCTGCCACAGGTGACTTTCCGGCCCGTTGCGAACGCCCTCAACCAGCCTTGCGACGCGGACACGATTCAGCAGTGGCTCGATGTGATCGAAGGGCGCCTGCAATTGTCCGCTGTCGATCCGAAGGTACTCGAGGCCGCACAAGCCACCGCGGAAGTCACCATGGACATCGAAGTCGCTGCCGCACTCGCTCCCGGCGCCCACCTCGTCGTCTACATGGCGCCGCCTACCGAGCAGGGCCTCTACAAAGCGCTTGACGCAGCGATCCACGACACGCCTCCGCTTGTGGATGTCGTCTCCATCAGTTGGGGCGAAGCTGAGCTCTATGTCTCCGACGCCTACAGAAAATCGCTCACGCAACTGCTGGAAGACGCCGCCGCGCGCGGGATCACTGTCTGCGCGTCGTCGGGAGATAACGGCGCGTATGACGATCCGCCCAATCAGACTCTCTGCGTGAACTTTCCCGCCAGTAGCCCACTCGTACTCGCCTGCGGCGGCACCACGATCGCAAGTTATAGTTCCGGAATCCAAAAAGAAGTCGTATGGAATTGCGGTGTGCATGGCATCCACGCTGCCACCGGCGGTGGCGTCAGCGAACACTTCCCGCTGCCAACTTGGCAGGACGCGAAACTCGTCCCAGCATCCGCGAACGGATATCGCGGTCGCGGCGTGCCCGATGTCGCTGCTGTTGCCGATCCTCATAACGGCTGCGAGATTCTCGTGCGTGGAATTCGTTGCAGTTCGTTCGGCACCAGCGCCGTCGTGCCCTTCTGGGCTGCGCTCATCGCGCGTTGCAACCAAGCTTTGGGAAAACGCAGCGGCCAAATCCAGCCAAAACTGTACGAACTCGCCAAGTCCGAGAGTTCACCGTTCCGAGCGATTTTAGAGGGAGACAATTTCTTCTATCGTGCGGCGGCGGGATGGAACCCTTGCACAGGATTGGGAGCTCCAGATGGAAGCCGACTACTCACTGCTTTACGGAGTTGA
- a CDS encoding type II toxin-antitoxin system Phd/YefM family antitoxin: MKTISAGKFKAQCLALMDDVNETGEPVLITKRGKPVAKLIPIDSKKKGSLLGFMEGEFEIIGDIESPAYPTESWDIVSGTEPVIPPVEGKKDKR, encoded by the coding sequence ATGAAGACGATTTCAGCAGGGAAGTTCAAGGCACAGTGCCTGGCGTTGATGGACGATGTGAATGAGACGGGCGAACCGGTGCTCATCACGAAGCGCGGAAAGCCGGTCGCGAAACTGATTCCGATCGATTCGAAGAAGAAGGGCAGCTTGCTCGGCTTTATGGAGGGGGAGTTTGAGATTATCGGAGATATCGAGAGTCCCGCCTATCCAACGGAGTCATGGGACATCGTCTCTGGAACCGAGCCTGTTATCCCGCCGGTTGAAGGGAAGAAGGACAAGCGGTGA
- a CDS encoding type II toxin-antitoxin system VapC family toxin has translation MIVLDTHVALWAAGARERLSAPATLVIDQRGSVEGAGISAITLVEIAWLLRRGRLSYAGTIDAFLEKLTSRYAVLPITREIAALSAQFPPEYPPDPTDRLIGATALFHRAPLVTADRLIRASNAVHTIW, from the coding sequence GTGATTGTTCTCGACACGCATGTAGCGCTTTGGGCAGCGGGGGCGCGAGAGAGGTTGAGCGCGCCCGCCACGCTCGTCATAGACCAAAGGGGCTCGGTCGAGGGCGCGGGGATATCCGCGATCACGCTGGTCGAGATTGCTTGGCTACTTCGCCGCGGACGCCTGTCCTATGCCGGAACGATCGATGCGTTTCTAGAAAAACTGACGAGTCGATATGCGGTGCTGCCGATCACCCGCGAGATCGCCGCTCTTTCAGCCCAATTTCCTCCTGAGTATCCTCCGGATCCGACCGATCGATTGATTGGAGCAACGGCGCTTTTCCATCGGGCGCCGCTGGTCACAGCCGACCGTCTTATTCGCGCGAGTAATGCTGTACACACGATTTGGTAG
- a CDS encoding ester cyclase, translated as MAISPLTVDPIARRMALVDEHVRCENAHDLDGVIATFGAGARYDDEPWAEHHEGLDGVRHFYSSLMGAVPDLTIEILKRYVSADNIILEVVIRGTHLGAWRGLPATGRKLAIPLCGIYTFDADDRLAGERIYYDRATVLRQLGVFHEPQTFIGDATTFLTHPWTIAKALARKLGGK; from the coding sequence ATGGCCATCTCCCCTCTGACCGTTGATCCGATTGCGCGTCGCATGGCGCTCGTCGACGAACACGTCCGCTGCGAAAACGCCCACGACCTCGACGGCGTGATCGCCACTTTCGGCGCCGGCGCCCGCTACGACGATGAACCCTGGGCCGAACATCACGAGGGCCTCGATGGCGTCCGCCACTTCTACAGCTCACTGATGGGCGCCGTTCCCGACCTCACCATCGAGATCCTCAAGCGCTATGTTTCTGCCGACAACATCATTCTCGAGGTCGTCATCCGCGGCACGCACCTCGGCGCCTGGCGCGGCCTTCCGGCCACTGGACGCAAACTCGCCATCCCTCTTTGCGGGATTTACACCTTCGACGCCGACGATCGCCTCGCCGGCGAACGCATCTACTACGACCGCGCTACCGTGCTGCGCCAACTCGGCGTCTTCCACGAGCCGCAAACGTTCATCGGCGATGCGACCACATTCCTCACCCATCCGTGGACGATCGCAAAAGCTCTCGCTCGCAAGCTGGGCGGAAAGTAG
- a CDS encoding MFS transporter — MFSQATPAQRRTLLAAALGWALDAFDVMLYAMVVAYVMRDLRIDKPTVGLLNTLTLLASGIGGLLFGWIADRVGRTRALMLSIATYSICSFASGLSTSVQMLAACRFVLGLGMGGEWNTGATLVAETWPTHLRAKAIAVVQSSWAWGYAAAALVAGLTLQYSQNWRYVFFVGIAPALLLLWIQKEVPESELWQKQQTNKAPNAKLSSEHVRNAIVLLALNFFGLFAWWGLFTWIPPYLSLPVEQGGRGFSQLGTTGLLVFLNLVGMFPGYISFGFFADRIGRRWSFFLYLFAAACVVPIYAAARQPWQILVMGAVVAFFGTGFFSGSGIVGSELFPTHVRARALGLTYNGARMLSCVAPYVIGSLSMHRGLSGAFVVCAVGFLLAAFTALLLPETRGRELAN, encoded by the coding sequence ATGTTCTCGCAGGCCACTCCCGCGCAGCGCCGCACCTTGCTCGCCGCTGCGCTTGGCTGGGCACTGGATGCTTTCGACGTCATGCTCTACGCGATGGTCGTGGCATACGTCATGCGCGACCTCCGCATTGATAAGCCGACTGTCGGCCTGCTGAACACACTCACACTTCTTGCCAGCGGTATCGGCGGCCTGCTCTTCGGCTGGATCGCAGATCGCGTCGGCCGCACCCGTGCGCTGATGCTCAGCATCGCGACTTACTCGATCTGCTCCTTCGCCTCGGGACTTTCAACTTCGGTGCAGATGCTGGCTGCCTGCCGTTTCGTGCTCGGACTCGGCATGGGTGGCGAGTGGAACACCGGCGCTACGCTCGTAGCGGAAACTTGGCCGACCCATCTTCGTGCGAAAGCCATCGCCGTAGTGCAAAGCTCGTGGGCATGGGGCTACGCTGCTGCGGCGCTCGTTGCCGGACTCACGCTGCAATATTCTCAGAACTGGCGTTATGTGTTCTTCGTGGGCATCGCGCCGGCTTTGCTTCTGCTGTGGATTCAAAAGGAAGTGCCGGAGTCCGAACTCTGGCAGAAACAGCAAACGAACAAAGCACCGAACGCGAAGCTTTCATCGGAACACGTGCGCAACGCGATCGTCTTGCTCGCTCTCAATTTCTTCGGCCTCTTCGCCTGGTGGGGGCTGTTTACCTGGATTCCGCCGTACCTCTCGCTTCCCGTCGAGCAAGGCGGACGCGGCTTCTCGCAACTTGGCACCACCGGACTGCTCGTCTTTCTAAATCTGGTTGGGATGTTCCCCGGCTACATCAGCTTCGGGTTCTTCGCCGATCGCATAGGACGCCGCTGGTCGTTCTTTCTTTATCTTTTCGCTGCCGCCTGCGTAGTTCCGATCTATGCAGCTGCGCGACAGCCGTGGCAGATTCTCGTCATGGGAGCGGTTGTCGCGTTCTTCGGAACCGGCTTCTTTTCCGGCTCCGGCATTGTTGGCTCAGAGCTATTTCCGACGCACGTCCGCGCTCGCGCGCTCGGACTGACCTATAACGGCGCACGCATGCTGAGCTGCGTTGCACCGTACGTCATCGGCTCGCTGAGCATGCACCGCGGACTGAGCGGAGCCTTCGTGGTTTGTGCGGTGGGATTCCTGCTGGCGGCTTTCACCGCGCTCCTGTTACCAGAAACGCGGGGCCGCGAACTTGCGAATTGA
- the smc gene encoding chromosome segregation protein SMC has translation MLKLKKLQLLGFKSFCDRTELKFPGDGIAAIVGPNGCGKSNIADAISWVLGEQSAKSLRGIHMQDVIFAGTRDRKPTGMAEVSLTLIDPEQYEGKIVEPEIEIRDEMPDDWDEAAAREASMEEVDEYTAEVQPGTNTEAEATEQQAAPSEGAAPTTEATAPSTENEAAPSEVAEGQPSDAQAAVINPNAVVLKIRRRKFNTNRFKKGEICVTRRLFRSGDSEYLLNGKLSRLRDVHDIFMGTGLGPESYAIIEQGRIGQILSSKPTDRRAIIEEAAGITKYKTKKRLAEARLEDAKSNLARVNDIFDEVTRQMNSLKRQAAKAERYAKLRDEMREKLRVVLASKFALIDAEIAGLEAELTTVTEEIATRTDAVQQMDNEHGERVQRGYAIDAEAKQNRESLNNVSREMDRAAQRRRTNEERCAELVARSAGAEAEIQNTTEQLGRLEEELATNRQVLESAAADVAVAQSDLQTKQQEASAAAANLMNVEREQEQRRSQIFQAVNAASNVRNRITQAEERIANLDREHGRVTGELSSATLQLESFGGQRGQLGLEFESANTRVNALSSEITDARGSLQQKRQEEIEAKRHVDTLRAEYATLLGKKGSLESVINEHGYSTESVKRLFQSGGLREGNTPAGVLADFLEVEDKYEHVVEDFLRDELNYVVVKSWGAADEGLRLLKGDVDGRATFLVHPSDSQAKFSFVLDESMRLPFTPDRVTPMKNCIRVLNGFGKSLEVVLPKLGNGYIVPDPAIGRELALENPDAFFLSQSGECFHNVTVTGGKQRSQGPLSLKRELRDVMRCIDDVERSLRDGEARVLMLGKEIAELTSLLQRLEDEKREGEKQAMTSGHTLRQLENEMARVRDRHATYERELQRVSNEKSERENAIGGLRMELEAAEARHQELEAAMNAATQSLDELRTARDNASHAASEARAQAAALEERHRAAASSLQRIESMVQEVSARIGKLKGQVESAAAEKQQRESENETIAEQLVTWTAEREAAEARDRELQTESEQVRARIAEIEEELKTARQALDAARDRRGELHASVARLQSDGEHMAETCVQELSVTRPDLMAIEELPRLTGDELAVADTEQKDMRTKLENMGPVNMMALEEYKETAQRHEFLETQRKDLLDSIENTQNTIKEIDQITKVKFDEAFAAINENFGKAFKKLFGGGQGFMKLTDELNSSDSGIDVIASPPGKKLQNVLLLSGGEKTLTAFSLLVGIFQYAPSPFCILDEVDAPLDETNVARFNELVKEMSMQTQFILITHSKRTMATAPVMYGVTMQEPGVSKIVSVRFGEEAARATA, from the coding sequence TTGCTCAAACTCAAGAAGTTACAGCTTCTGGGCTTCAAGTCGTTCTGCGACCGCACGGAACTCAAGTTCCCCGGCGACGGCATTGCAGCCATCGTCGGCCCAAATGGCTGCGGCAAGTCGAATATTGCCGACGCCATCTCCTGGGTGCTCGGCGAGCAGTCGGCCAAGTCGCTGCGTGGTATCCACATGCAGGACGTGATCTTCGCCGGCACGCGCGACCGCAAGCCGACCGGCATGGCCGAAGTCTCGCTCACGCTCATCGATCCCGAACAATATGAAGGCAAGATTGTCGAGCCAGAGATCGAGATCCGCGACGAAATGCCCGACGATTGGGATGAGGCAGCTGCTCGCGAGGCTTCGATGGAGGAAGTCGACGAGTATACGGCCGAAGTCCAACCCGGCACGAATACAGAGGCTGAAGCAACTGAACAACAAGCTGCGCCCAGCGAAGGCGCGGCACCGACCACTGAAGCAACCGCACCGTCTACTGAAAACGAAGCCGCCCCGTCCGAAGTTGCAGAAGGCCAGCCGTCTGATGCACAAGCAGCCGTAATCAATCCCAACGCGGTGGTGCTCAAGATCCGCCGCCGCAAGTTCAACACTAACCGCTTCAAGAAGGGCGAAATCTGCGTCACGCGCCGCCTGTTCCGCTCCGGCGACAGCGAATACCTGCTCAACGGTAAGCTCAGCCGCCTGCGCGACGTGCACGACATCTTCATGGGCACCGGCCTTGGACCGGAATCGTACGCGATCATCGAACAGGGGCGCATCGGGCAGATCCTGTCGAGCAAGCCGACGGATCGCCGCGCCATCATCGAAGAAGCTGCTGGTATCACCAAGTACAAGACCAAGAAGCGGCTCGCCGAAGCGCGTCTGGAAGACGCCAAATCTAACCTCGCGCGCGTCAACGACATTTTCGACGAAGTCACGCGCCAGATGAATTCGCTGAAGCGCCAAGCCGCCAAGGCTGAGCGCTACGCCAAGCTGCGCGACGAAATGCGCGAGAAGCTGAGAGTCGTTCTTGCCAGCAAGTTCGCGCTGATTGACGCCGAAATCGCGGGCCTCGAAGCCGAACTCACCACGGTCACCGAAGAAATCGCGACCCGCACCGACGCCGTCCAGCAGATGGACAACGAGCACGGTGAACGCGTGCAGCGCGGCTACGCAATTGACGCCGAAGCCAAGCAGAATCGCGAGAGCCTCAACAACGTTTCGCGCGAGATGGATCGCGCCGCGCAGCGTCGCCGCACCAACGAAGAGCGTTGCGCCGAGTTGGTCGCGCGTTCTGCTGGAGCGGAAGCCGAAATCCAGAACACCACCGAGCAGTTGGGGCGATTGGAAGAAGAGCTCGCAACCAACAGGCAGGTATTGGAATCCGCTGCTGCCGACGTTGCCGTCGCCCAGAGCGATCTTCAGACCAAGCAGCAAGAGGCCTCCGCCGCCGCTGCCAACCTGATGAACGTGGAGCGCGAGCAGGAACAGCGCCGCTCGCAGATCTTCCAGGCGGTAAACGCGGCTTCGAACGTCCGCAATCGCATCACGCAGGCAGAAGAGCGTATTGCCAATCTCGATCGCGAGCACGGACGCGTTACCGGCGAGCTCTCCTCTGCGACCCTGCAGCTGGAATCGTTCGGCGGACAGCGCGGCCAACTCGGACTCGAATTCGAGTCGGCCAATACCCGCGTAAACGCCCTCTCCTCGGAGATCACTGACGCTCGGGGCTCCTTGCAGCAGAAGCGCCAGGAAGAAATCGAAGCCAAGCGTCACGTCGACACGCTGCGCGCGGAATACGCCACGCTGCTCGGCAAGAAGGGCTCGCTGGAATCGGTCATCAACGAGCACGGCTACTCCACGGAATCTGTGAAGCGCCTCTTCCAGTCGGGTGGACTGCGCGAAGGCAATACTCCAGCCGGAGTTCTCGCCGACTTCCTTGAAGTGGAAGACAAGTACGAACACGTTGTTGAAGACTTCCTGCGTGACGAACTGAACTACGTCGTAGTGAAGTCGTGGGGCGCCGCCGATGAAGGCCTCCGCCTGCTCAAGGGCGATGTGGATGGCCGTGCCACGTTCCTGGTTCATCCCAGCGACTCGCAGGCGAAGTTCTCCTTCGTCCTCGACGAATCCATGCGCCTGCCGTTCACACCCGATCGCGTGACGCCGATGAAGAACTGCATCCGCGTCCTCAATGGCTTCGGGAAATCGCTGGAAGTGGTTCTGCCGAAACTCGGCAACGGCTACATCGTCCCTGACCCGGCGATTGGCCGCGAACTGGCATTGGAAAATCCCGATGCTTTCTTCCTCTCGCAGAGTGGCGAGTGCTTCCACAACGTCACCGTCACCGGCGGCAAGCAGCGCTCGCAAGGCCCTCTGTCGCTGAAGCGTGAACTGCGCGACGTTATGCGTTGCATCGACGACGTGGAACGCTCACTGCGCGATGGCGAAGCCCGCGTTCTAATGCTCGGCAAGGAAATCGCCGAACTGACCTCCCTGCTCCAGCGTCTCGAAGATGAGAAGCGTGAGGGCGAGAAGCAGGCGATGACCAGCGGCCACACCCTGCGCCAACTCGAAAACGAGATGGCCCGCGTGCGCGATCGTCATGCCACCTACGAGCGCGAGTTACAGCGCGTGAGCAACGAGAAATCCGAGCGCGAGAACGCCATCGGCGGCCTGCGCATGGAACTCGAAGCCGCCGAAGCGCGTCACCAGGAACTCGAAGCGGCAATGAACGCGGCCACGCAGTCGCTCGACGAACTGCGTACCGCTCGCGACAACGCCAGCCACGCCGCCTCGGAAGCGCGCGCGCAGGCCGCGGCGCTTGAAGAGCGTCATCGCGCCGCAGCCTCTTCCTTGCAACGGATCGAGTCGATGGTGCAGGAAGTCTCCGCGCGCATCGGCAAGCTCAAGGGACAGGTCGAATCCGCTGCCGCTGAAAAGCAGCAGCGCGAATCGGAGAACGAAACCATCGCCGAACAGCTCGTCACCTGGACCGCGGAACGCGAAGCTGCTGAAGCTCGCGACCGCGAACTTCAGACCGAGAGCGAGCAGGTGCGGGCGCGCATCGCCGAAATCGAAGAAGAGCTCAAGACCGCACGCCAGGCGCTCGATGCCGCGCGTGATCGTCGCGGTGAACTGCACGCCTCCGTGGCACGCCTGCAGTCCGATGGCGAGCACATGGCCGAGACCTGCGTGCAGGAACTCAGCGTCACGCGCCCCGACCTCATGGCTATCGAAGAGCTGCCGCGCCTCACCGGCGACGAGCTCGCCGTGGCCGACACCGAGCAGAAAGACATGCGCACCAAGCTCGAAAACATGGGCCCGGTGAACATGATGGCGCTCGAAGAGTACAAGGAAACCGCGCAGCGCCACGAGTTCCTCGAGACCCAGCGCAAAGACCTGCTCGACTCCATCGAGAACACACAGAACACGATCAAGGAGATCGACCAGATCACAAAGGTCAAGTTCGACGAAGCCTTCGCGGCCATCAACGAGAACTTTGGTAAGGCCTTCAAGAAGCTCTTCGGCGGCGGCCAGGGCTTCATGAAGCTCACCGACGAACTCAACTCGTCCGACAGCGGTATCGACGTAATCGCCTCGCCGCCGGGCAAGAAGCTGCAAAACGTGCTCCTGCTTTCCGGCGGCGAGAAGACGCTGACCGCGTTCTCGCTCCTGGTCGGCATCTTCCAATACGCGCCGAGCCCGTTCTGCATCCTCGACGAGGTCGACGCCCCGCTCGACGAAACCAACGTCGCGCGCTTCAACGAACTGGTGAAAGAGATGAGCATGCAAACCCAGTTCATCCTCATCACCCACAGCAAACGAACCATGGCCACCGCGCCGGTAATGTACGGCGTCACCATGCAGGAGCCGGGTGTGTCGAAGATTGTCAGCGTGCGGTTTGGGGAAGAGGCGGCGAGAGCAACGGCGTAA
- a CDS encoding DMT family transporter → MTSEHSSHPLRGYLYVAAATLCWGISASLGRAAFTGKLLGGLRPIDPLILAQARTTIAFFLVTPILWTLRGRSSTKLPRREMLQAFLLGVFGLAFSNYAYYLAIQKTTVATAIILQYVAPVWVLLYMVFTRQQRATASRVWGVVLAVLGCVFAIGVFAGVGHFPFLAIAAGRIKLNTVGVLAAQVAAVSFAFYSIYGRHLLQVYDRWAVLTNSLLGAALFWIIVNPPWKIIAAHYAPKQYAFMVLFSITSAAVPFSLYFAGLHHLDATRVIVTAALEPVFSVVIAAIFLGETVTLVQMAGMAVVLSAISFVQRSDGTAPAIVVDPIE, encoded by the coding sequence TTGACCTCAGAACACAGCTCGCATCCGCTGCGCGGATATTTGTATGTAGCCGCAGCCACACTCTGCTGGGGAATTTCCGCGAGCCTGGGACGTGCGGCGTTTACGGGGAAATTGCTCGGCGGGTTGCGGCCAATTGATCCGCTAATCCTCGCGCAGGCACGCACGACGATCGCATTCTTCCTGGTGACTCCGATCTTGTGGACGCTCCGCGGACGATCGAGCACGAAGTTGCCGCGGCGCGAAATGTTGCAGGCATTTCTGCTAGGCGTGTTCGGGCTGGCGTTCTCGAATTACGCTTACTATCTGGCGATCCAGAAAACGACGGTAGCGACGGCGATCATTCTTCAATATGTGGCGCCGGTGTGGGTGCTGCTGTACATGGTGTTTACCCGGCAGCAGCGCGCCACGGCCTCGCGAGTGTGGGGCGTGGTGCTGGCGGTGTTGGGGTGCGTGTTTGCGATCGGCGTGTTCGCCGGCGTGGGGCATTTTCCATTTCTTGCGATTGCTGCCGGAAGAATCAAGCTGAATACCGTGGGAGTGCTGGCAGCGCAGGTGGCGGCGGTATCATTTGCCTTCTATAGCATCTACGGAAGGCACTTACTGCAGGTCTACGATCGCTGGGCGGTGCTGACGAACTCACTACTCGGCGCGGCGCTCTTCTGGATCATCGTGAACCCACCGTGGAAGATCATTGCCGCGCATTACGCGCCAAAACAGTACGCATTCATGGTGTTGTTCTCGATCACATCGGCGGCGGTACCGTTCTCGCTGTACTTCGCCGGGCTGCATCATCTCGATGCGACGCGGGTGATCGTGACTGCCGCGCTGGAGCCGGTGTTCTCGGTAGTGATCGCCGCTATCTTCCTCGGCGAAACCGTGACGCTCGTTCAAATGGCTGGGATGGCGGTGGTGTTGAGCGCGATTTCTTTCGTGCAGCGATCCGACGGAACTGCGCCTGCCATCGTGGTGGACCCAATCGAGTAA
- a CDS encoding bifunctional riboflavin kinase/FAD synthetase produces the protein MDVFRSLDEIPAGYGPTVVAIGNFDGVHRAHQRVLKALVNRAHHIGGKAIAITFDPHPTRILRPDSAPKLLTPLALKLRLMAATGVDATLVLPFTRDLSNLSPREFVQRILVEKLATKEVHEGYNFHFGHKASGNILTLEELGRELGFVVKIYPEMKLRQHTVSSSEVRKLIAAGEMSRARTLLGRSFSVVSHPGRGRGFGHKYTVPTINLVEYNEQVPGNGVYITTTRVANETFDSVTNVGVRPTFGDDGFAIETHLLNFHPIELTAQTEVEITFLKRIRDEIKFPHTDALKAQIGRDVKTALRYFKLHTRYAR, from the coding sequence ATGGACGTCTTCCGCAGCCTCGACGAAATCCCCGCCGGTTATGGACCGACTGTTGTTGCGATCGGCAATTTCGACGGCGTACATCGCGCCCATCAGCGGGTATTAAAAGCACTGGTCAATCGCGCCCACCACATCGGCGGCAAAGCAATTGCCATCACCTTCGACCCGCATCCTACGCGCATTCTGCGGCCTGATTCCGCCCCGAAACTTCTCACGCCGCTTGCGCTGAAGTTACGCTTGATGGCGGCTACTGGCGTGGACGCAACGCTGGTGCTTCCCTTCACTCGCGATCTTTCCAACCTCTCGCCGCGCGAGTTCGTGCAGCGCATTCTCGTGGAAAAACTCGCAACCAAAGAAGTGCACGAGGGCTATAACTTCCACTTCGGGCACAAAGCGTCGGGCAACATTCTCACGCTGGAAGAACTCGGCCGCGAGCTTGGTTTCGTGGTGAAGATCTATCCCGAGATGAAGCTGCGCCAGCACACCGTCTCGAGTAGCGAAGTCCGCAAACTCATTGCCGCCGGTGAGATGTCGCGTGCCCGAACGCTGCTCGGTCGATCGTTCAGCGTCGTCTCGCATCCCGGCCGTGGGCGCGGTTTCGGCCACAAATACACCGTGCCGACGATCAACCTCGTCGAATACAACGAGCAGGTTCCGGGCAATGGCGTTTACATCACCACGACGCGCGTCGCCAACGAGACATTTGATTCCGTAACCAACGTCGGCGTGCGCCCCACGTTCGGCGATGACGGCTTCGCGATCGAAACCCATCTTCTCAACTTCCATCCCATCGAACTGACCGCGCAGACAGAGGTCGAGATCACCTTCCTCAAGCGCATCCGCGACGAAATCAAGTTCCCCCACACCGATGCCCTCAAAGCGCAAATCGGTCGCGACGTGAAGACAGCACTGCGGTATTTCAAGCTGCATACGCGCTACGCACGCTAA